A single window of Coffea eugenioides isolate CCC68of chromosome 7, Ceug_1.0, whole genome shotgun sequence DNA harbors:
- the LOC113776780 gene encoding uncharacterized protein LOC113776780, with product MAWCEPEIMCEKHPNQRQQPGFCSSCLNERLAKLPSFTFSMAPSRSSSSLSSSPAFNSSASSSTCTSPTHHRANHHHRTTSTGLNPFMIHGKHGLMRKSKSIAYVARRRARSGLDGKKKEGFWSKLIRSTSVKTKGVLVRSKTGKERFEH from the coding sequence ATGGCTTGGTGTGAACCGGAAATTATGTGCGAGAAGCATCCAAATCAAAGGCAACAGCCCGGATTTTGCTCATCTTGTTTAAACGAAAGACTTGCCAAGCTGCCATCCTTTACATTTTCCATGGCTCCTTCACGTTcttcttcttcactttcttcatcACCTGCCTTCAATTCTTCTGCATCTTCATCCACATGTACATCCCCAACTCATCATCGTGCAAATCATCACCATCGAACCACTTCAACAGGGCTTAATCCCTTTATGATTCATGGCAAACATGGGTTGATGAGAAAGAGCAAATCAATAGCTTATGTTGCGAGAAGACGAGCTAGAAGTGGCTTGGAtggaaagaagaaagaagggttTTGGTCCAAGTTGATTCGATCCACAAGTGTGAAGACTAAAGGGGTTTTAGTGCGTTCCAAGACTGGTAAAGAAAGATTTGAGCATTAG